The Mya arenaria isolate MELC-2E11 chromosome 16, ASM2691426v1 genome includes a window with the following:
- the LOC128221985 gene encoding zinc finger protein 28-like, with protein sequence MFRKSHLKRHMRIHTEDKPYKCEICSANFTLKTDLKRHTRIHTGEKLYMCETCDAAFSKKGVLQIHIRIHTGEKPYKCEICDAAFSQKSHLQEHIRIHTGEKPYKCEICDAAFSRKGHLQKHIRIHTGEKPYKCEICYAAFSQKGDLQKHIRIHTGEKPYKCEICDAAFSQKGHLQKHIRIHTGEKPYKCAICDAAFSQKCHLQKHIRIHTGEKPYKCEICDACFADKRDLQKHLRIHTGEKPYKCEICDAAFSQKSALKTHIRIHTGEKPYKCKVCYAAFSQKGNLQKHVRIHTGEKQYKCEICYAAFSQKGHLQKHVRIHTGEKPYKCKVCDAAFSQKGSLQRHRRIHTGVKPYK encoded by the coding sequence ATGTTCCGGAAATCTCATTTAAAGCGTCATATGAGAATACATACAGAAGACAaaccatacaagtgtgagatatgttcGGCTAATTTTACtcttaaaactgatttaaaaagACACACGAGAATACATACAGGAGAGAAGCTGTACATGTGTGAgacatgtgatgctgctttctctaAGAAAGGTGTTTTACAGATACATATTAGAATACACACTGgcgagaagccatacaagtgtgagatatgtgatgctgctttctctcagaaAAGTCATTTACAAGAACATAttagaatacacacaggagagaagccatacaagtgtgagatatgtgatgctgctttctctcgGAAAGgtcatttacaaaaacatattagaatacacacaggagagaagccatacaagtgtgagatatgttatgctgctttctctcagaaAGGTGATTTACAGAAACATATTAGAATACACACAGgcgagaagccatacaagtgtgagatatgtgatgctgctttctctcagaaaggtcatttacaaaaacatattagaatacacacaggagagaagccatacaagtgtgcgatatgtgatgctgctttctctcagaaatgtcatttacaaaaacatattagaatacacacaggcgagaagccatacaagtgtgagatatgcGATGCTTGTTTCGCTGACAAACGTGATTTACAgaaacatttaagaatacacacaggagagaagccatacaagtgtgagatatgtgatgctgctttctctcagaaaagtgctttaaaaacacatataagaatacacacgggagagaagccatacaagtgtaaGGTATGTTatgctgctttctctcagaaAGGTAATTTACAGAAACATGTAAGAATACACACGGGAGAGAAGCaatacaagtgtgagatatgttatgctgctttctctcagaaAGGTCATTTACAGAAACATGTAAGAATACACAcgggagagaagccatacaagtgtaaggtatgtgatgctgctttttcTCAGAAAGGTTCATTACAGAGGCATAgaagaatacacacaggagtgAAGCCGTACAAGTGA